One Ricinus communis isolate WT05 ecotype wild-type chromosome 7, ASM1957865v1, whole genome shotgun sequence genomic region harbors:
- the LOC8283872 gene encoding H/ACA ribonucleoprotein complex subunit 3-like protein gives MYLQFYINENGDKVYTTKKESPLKVPTQSAHPARFSPDDKFSRQRVLLKKRFGLLPTQQPPQKY, from the exons aTGTATCTTCAGTTTTACATTAACGAGAATGGTGACAAGGTGTACACCACCAAG AAGGAGTCACCATTGAAAGTGCCTACTCAATCAGCTCATCCAG CTCGGTTCTCACCTGATGACAAATTCTCAAGGCAAAGAGTTCTTCTAAAGAAACGCTTCGGACTGTTGCCTACCCAGCAGCCGCCTCAGAAGTACTGA
- the LOC8283871 gene encoding uncharacterized protein At1g03900, which translates to MSFDDDEESMEHTLLVVREVSVYKIPPRSTSGGYKCGEWLQSDKIWSGRLRVVSCKDRCEIRLEDPNSGELFAACFVLPGQRENSVETVLDSSRYFVLKIEDGRGKHAFIGLGFGERNEAFDFNVALSDHEKYVRRENEKDSAETSESDTHIDIHPAVNHRLKEGETIRINVKHKPSSGTGMLSAAGLSGSVSGTTKPKPLALGIAPPPSGGGKIRSPLPPPPNDPAAARRTATNHSVGLREQKENTNCSTDPLSDLSPLERNLPSTTSGSTKTTASGWAAF; encoded by the exons ATGTCGTTCGATGACGATGAGGAATCCATGGAACACACCCTCTTAGTAGTTCGTGAAGTTTCCGTCTACAAAATCCCGCCCCGCTCCACATCAGGCGGCTACAAATGCGGAGAATGGTTACAATCGGACAAGATCTGGTCAGGCCGGCTCCGGGTAGTTTCATGTAAAGACAGATGCGAGATCCGATTGGAAGATCCGAACTCGGGTGAGTTATTTGCAGCTTGTTTTGTATTGCCGGGTCAGCGAGAGAATTCGGTTGAGACAGTGCTTGATTCCTCACGTTATTTCGTGCTTAAGATTGAAGATGGGAGAGGGAAACATGCGTTTATTGGGTTAGGGTTTGGTGAGCGAAATGAAGCCTTTGATTTTAATGTTGCTTTATCTGATCATGAGAAATATGTTAGGCGAGAGAATGAGAAAGATAGTGCTGAGACTAGTGAAAGTGATACTCATATTGATATTCATCCTGCTGTTAATCATAGATTGAAG GAAGGTGAAACTATCCGAATAAACGTGAAGCATAAACCATCTAGTGGAACTGGAATGCTTTCAGCAGCAGGGCTGTCCGGGAGTGTTTCTGGTACTACAAAACCTAAACCTTTGGCTTTGGGCATTGCTCCACCACCAAGTGGCGGAGGAAAAATAAGGTCTCCACTTCCACCTCCTCCAAATGATCCAGCTGCTGCACGAAGGACTGCTACTAATCACAGTGTTGGTCTCAGAGaacagaaagaaaatacaaactGTTCTACTGACCCTTTGTCAGATCTTTCTCCACTCGAG AGAAATCTTCCTTCAACAACATCAGGATCAACAAAGACAACTGCATCAGGATGGGCGGCTTTCTAG